Proteins encoded together in one Luteimonas fraxinea window:
- a CDS encoding acetyl-CoA carboxylase carboxyltransferase subunit alpha: protein MNPNYLDFEQPIADLEAKIQELRQASDGPAVNIDAELATLRDKLRKRTAHIFRDLTPWQVSQLARHPQRPYTNDYIRSICDEFEELAGDRAYADDAAIVGGLGRIDGRSVVIIGHQKGRDTKTKVRRNFGMPRPEGYRKALRLMKMAERFKLPLLTFIDTPGAYPGIGAEERGQSEAIARNLLEMAELKTPIICTVIGEGGSGGALAIGVGDRTLMLEYSTYSVISPEGCASILWKDAGKARDAAEQLGLTAKRLKSLGLVDKVVREPIGGAHRNPRQTATRLKAVLMNELDQLEQLPVETLLQRRYERLRSYGAYEAA, encoded by the coding sequence ATGAATCCGAACTACCTCGACTTCGAACAGCCCATCGCCGATCTCGAAGCGAAGATCCAGGAACTGCGCCAGGCCAGCGACGGACCGGCGGTCAACATCGACGCCGAACTCGCCACGCTGCGCGACAAGCTGCGCAAGCGCACCGCGCACATCTTCCGCGACCTCACGCCGTGGCAGGTCTCGCAGCTCGCCCGCCATCCGCAGCGTCCGTATACCAACGACTACATCCGCAGCATCTGCGACGAGTTCGAGGAACTGGCCGGCGACCGCGCCTATGCCGACGATGCCGCGATCGTCGGTGGTCTGGGCCGCATCGACGGCCGCAGCGTGGTGATCATCGGCCACCAGAAGGGCCGCGACACCAAGACCAAGGTGCGTCGTAATTTCGGCATGCCGCGCCCCGAGGGCTACCGCAAGGCGCTGCGCCTGATGAAGATGGCCGAGCGCTTCAAGCTGCCGCTGCTGACTTTCATCGACACGCCCGGCGCCTACCCCGGCATCGGCGCGGAAGAACGCGGCCAGTCGGAAGCCATCGCCCGCAACCTGCTGGAAATGGCCGAACTCAAGACGCCGATCATCTGCACCGTGATCGGCGAAGGCGGCTCGGGCGGCGCGCTGGCGATCGGCGTCGGCGACCGCACGCTGATGCTCGAATACAGCACTTACTCGGTGATCTCGCCCGAAGGTTGCGCGTCGATCCTGTGGAAGGACGCGGGCAAGGCGCGCGACGCCGCCGAGCAGCTCGGCCTCACGGCCAAGCGGCTCAAGTCGCTGGGCCTGGTCGACAAGGTGGTACGCGAGCCGATCGGCGGCGCGCACCGCAACCCGCGCCAGACCGCGACGCGCCTCAAGGCCGTGCTGATGAACGAGCTCGACCAGCTCGAACAGCTGCCGGTCGAGACGCTGCTGCAGCGCCGTTATGAGCGCCTGCGCAGCTACGGGGCGTACGAGGCGGCCTGA
- a CDS encoding tetratricopeptide repeat protein: MGPILLLSILLQIGCGVRVVRTGRPLYWIFILLIGSYIGVLVYLLAEVLPELRSNRGANRALGRVRDRIDPTRHTRAASRDLEIADTLDNRRRLAERKLDDGDYAGAETLYREALRGLYATDPTLMLGLAQAQFHRGEPSAARETLDALIAANPDFRSHDGHLLYARAVEAGDDFTAAVEEYEALIQDYPGEEARVRYAGLLQRHGQTDRARALYADTLRRVDLAPAYYRREQREWVDIAKRESRA; this comes from the coding sequence ATGGGGCCGATCCTGCTGCTCTCGATCCTGCTGCAGATCGGCTGCGGCGTGCGCGTGGTCCGCACCGGCCGGCCGCTGTACTGGATCTTCATCCTGCTGATCGGCTCCTACATCGGCGTGCTGGTGTATCTGCTCGCCGAAGTGTTGCCAGAACTGCGCAGCAACCGCGGCGCGAACCGTGCGCTGGGACGCGTGCGCGACCGGATCGATCCCACGCGCCATACGCGTGCGGCCAGCCGCGATCTGGAGATCGCCGACACGCTCGACAACCGCCGCCGGCTCGCCGAGCGCAAGCTTGATGATGGCGACTATGCCGGCGCCGAGACCCTGTATCGCGAGGCCCTGCGCGGCCTGTACGCGACGGACCCGACGCTGATGCTCGGGCTGGCGCAGGCGCAGTTCCATCGTGGCGAACCGTCCGCTGCGCGCGAGACACTCGACGCGCTGATCGCCGCGAACCCGGACTTCCGTTCGCACGACGGCCATCTGCTTTACGCCCGCGCGGTCGAGGCCGGCGACGATTTCACCGCGGCCGTCGAAGAGTACGAAGCGCTGATCCAGGATTACCCCGGCGAAGAAGCCCGCGTCCGCTACGCGGGCCTGCTGCAACGTCACGGGCAGACGGACAGGGCCAGGGCGCTGTATGCCGACACGCTGCGCCGCGTGGATCTGGCGCCTGCGTACTACCGCCGCGAGCAGCGCGAGTGGGTCGACATCGCCAAGCGCGAATCGCGCGCCTGA
- a CDS encoding NADH:flavin oxidoreductase/NADH oxidase — protein MSALFTPFRQRDLTLRNRIAVSPMCQYASVDGLPDDWHRVHLGSRAVGGAGLVMTEACAVSPDGRISPQDAGIWNDAQVQAWAPIAHFIRAQGAAPAIQLAHAGRKASTFAPWRGRSAVPVTDGGWQVVAPSALAYNAEYPAPRALDAAGIAQVVDDFRTSALRALDAGFEVAELHAAHGYLLHQFLSPLSNVRDDAWGGSFDNRVRVVLDVVDVVRGVWPERLPLWVRISASDWVEGGWDIEQSVELARLLKARGVDLVDTSSGGLSPLQSIEAVPDYQVPFARRIRDEVGIATGAVGLITTPAQAERIVAEGDADIVLLARELLRDPYFPRRAARELGVEIETPDQYLRAW, from the coding sequence ATGTCCGCCCTGTTCACTCCGTTCCGCCAGCGCGATCTGACGCTGCGCAACCGCATCGCGGTCTCGCCGATGTGCCAGTACGCGTCCGTCGATGGCCTGCCCGACGACTGGCACCGGGTGCATCTGGGCAGCCGCGCGGTCGGCGGTGCGGGACTGGTGATGACCGAAGCCTGCGCGGTGTCGCCCGACGGCCGGATCTCGCCGCAGGACGCCGGCATCTGGAACGATGCGCAGGTGCAGGCCTGGGCGCCGATCGCGCACTTCATCCGCGCGCAGGGCGCGGCGCCGGCGATCCAGCTCGCGCATGCCGGGCGCAAGGCCAGCACGTTCGCGCCGTGGCGCGGGCGCAGCGCGGTGCCGGTCACCGATGGTGGCTGGCAGGTCGTGGCGCCGTCGGCGCTGGCCTACAACGCGGAGTACCCGGCGCCGCGGGCGCTCGACGCTGCCGGCATCGCGCAAGTCGTCGACGATTTCCGCACGAGTGCTTTGCGCGCACTGGACGCGGGCTTCGAGGTCGCCGAACTCCATGCTGCGCACGGCTATCTGCTGCACCAGTTCCTGTCGCCGCTGTCGAACGTGCGCGACGACGCCTGGGGCGGCAGTTTCGACAATCGCGTGCGCGTGGTGCTCGACGTCGTCGATGTGGTACGCGGCGTTTGGCCCGAACGCCTGCCGCTGTGGGTGCGCATCTCGGCGAGCGACTGGGTCGAAGGTGGCTGGGATATCGAGCAGAGCGTCGAACTCGCGCGCCTGCTGAAAGCGCGCGGCGTGGATCTGGTCGACACCTCCAGCGGTGGCCTGTCGCCGCTGCAGTCGATCGAGGCGGTGCCGGACTACCAGGTGCCGTTCGCACGGCGCATTCGCGATGAAGTCGGCATCGCAACCGGCGCGGTCGGACTGATCACGACGCCGGCGCAGGCCGAGCGCATCGTCGCCGAAGGCGATGCCGACATCGTGCTGCTGGCCCGCGAACTGCTGCGCGATCCCTACTTCCCGCGTCGCGCGGCGCGGGAACTGGGCGTCGAGATCGAGACGCCGGACCAGTACCTGCGCGCGTGGTGA